A genomic segment from Syntrophotalea acetylenivorans encodes:
- a CDS encoding Rossmann-like domain-containing protein, with protein sequence MEKLIGKKTGEVIVLEKSQNLLQGSYSFTMTDNPAPLKQCDKILITATTMTNDSLTGLMPQCVDASFVGIMGPTAGCLPDSLFDLGIQAVGYSRIEIPELFLQRFKKGLKWGETTRKVWALTR encoded by the coding sequence CTGGAGAAACTCATTGGCAAAAAAACCGGCGAGGTGATCGTGTTGGAGAAATCCCAAAACCTGCTACAGGGCAGCTACTCCTTCACTATGACCGACAATCCCGCCCCTCTAAAGCAATGCGACAAGATTCTGATCACCGCCACCACAATGACCAACGATTCGTTAACGGGCCTGATGCCCCAGTGCGTCGACGCCAGTTTCGTAGGCATTATGGGGCCGACGGCGGGTTGCCTTCCCGACTCTCTGTTTGATCTCGGAATTCAAGCCGTTGGCTACTCCCGCATCGAAATTCCCGAACTGTTCCTGCAGCGGTTCAAAAAGGGGCTTAAATGGGGAGAAACCACGCGTAAGGTGTGGGCCCTAACGAGATAA
- a CDS encoding homocysteine S-methyltransferase family protein produces the protein MRDFRTALQERVLVLDGAMGTLLQERGLKPGGCPEEMNLVAPEVVTGIHREYAEAGADIVVTNSFGGSRIKLAHYGLEDRVAEINTRSVELAREAVGEDGFVAASIGPTGRFLEPVGDASFDEMVEVFGEQVRAFAAAKADLITLETFLDIAELRAAVIACREFSDLPIMALMTFEDGGRTVLGTSPQAAAVTLDALQVDVIGSNCGLGVDGIFEFLEQMRQVTNRPLIAQANAGLPQLIDGETVFSATPAEMTAYHERMIAIGVRVIGGCCGTTPAHIQAMSEALINKDQSWTPPPRRCFLSSRTAVTEVGGEAPCAIIGERINPTGRKIYAAELLEGKTAYIRREAQEQVAAGAHLLDLNCGAPGVDEPAALERAVLAAVGVAAQPLVLDSSDPVALERALKVADGKVLINSVNAEEKSLKAVLPLAAKYGAAVIGLALDGNGIPETAGERLTVAEEILAAALQAGLPREDVIIDCLTLTVSAEQKRAMETIHTLRLVKEKLGLATVLGVSNISFGLPCRPILSATFFAMALEAGIGAAIINPKDAAMMDAYRSAMVLLGKDLRAEAYIAAYSDVQAVAAPTAVLDAQAPIRDRLAEAIIKGDQDGVLELIEAALAEGLSASQISNEGLMPGLEEIGRRFGANQVFLPQVMLSAETMQSAFGRLKQELADEGGAGLGRILMATVEGDIHDIGKNIVCTLLENHGFEVIDLGKNVSAATIVEQAQQLQVDAVGLSALMTTTIHQMEVTIEKLREAGVKVFTMVGGAVVTQEYADNIGADLYAKDALEAVDKIKLLLKK, from the coding sequence ATGAGGGATTTTCGTACCGCGCTACAAGAGCGGGTACTGGTGCTGGATGGTGCCATGGGTACTCTGCTGCAGGAACGCGGCCTGAAGCCTGGCGGTTGTCCCGAGGAGATGAACCTTGTTGCCCCTGAGGTGGTGACGGGGATTCACCGCGAATATGCCGAAGCCGGTGCCGATATTGTCGTTACCAACAGTTTCGGTGGCAGTCGTATCAAGCTGGCTCATTACGGCCTGGAGGACCGGGTCGCGGAAATCAACACCCGCTCGGTGGAATTGGCCCGTGAAGCGGTGGGCGAGGATGGGTTTGTCGCGGCCTCCATCGGCCCAACCGGTCGCTTTTTGGAGCCGGTCGGTGATGCTTCTTTTGACGAGATGGTCGAGGTGTTTGGCGAGCAGGTCAGGGCTTTTGCCGCAGCTAAAGCCGATCTGATCACCCTGGAAACCTTTCTCGATATTGCCGAGTTGCGGGCTGCGGTTATTGCCTGCCGGGAATTCTCTGATTTACCGATTATGGCTCTGATGACCTTTGAGGACGGTGGACGTACAGTTCTCGGCACCTCGCCGCAGGCTGCTGCTGTGACCCTCGATGCTCTGCAGGTCGATGTGATCGGTTCCAATTGCGGTCTCGGTGTGGACGGCATCTTTGAATTTCTGGAGCAGATGCGACAAGTGACCAACCGGCCGCTCATCGCCCAGGCCAATGCCGGATTGCCGCAACTCATCGATGGGGAAACGGTGTTTAGTGCCACTCCAGCCGAGATGACCGCCTACCATGAGCGGATGATCGCCATCGGCGTACGGGTCATCGGCGGTTGCTGTGGCACCACCCCGGCCCATATTCAGGCCATGAGCGAGGCGTTGATTAACAAGGATCAGTCCTGGACCCCTCCGCCGCGCCGCTGTTTTCTTTCGAGCCGCACGGCGGTGACGGAAGTGGGTGGTGAAGCACCTTGTGCGATTATCGGCGAGCGAATCAATCCCACCGGCCGCAAGATTTACGCCGCCGAATTGCTGGAGGGCAAGACTGCTTATATTCGCCGTGAAGCCCAGGAGCAGGTGGCCGCAGGTGCTCATTTACTGGATCTTAATTGCGGTGCTCCCGGCGTCGATGAACCGGCTGCTCTGGAACGGGCGGTTCTGGCTGCGGTGGGGGTGGCTGCTCAGCCCCTGGTGCTTGATTCTTCTGATCCTGTAGCCCTGGAACGTGCTCTTAAGGTGGCCGACGGCAAGGTATTGATCAACTCGGTAAACGCCGAAGAAAAAAGCCTCAAGGCAGTCCTTCCTCTGGCCGCAAAGTACGGTGCCGCTGTGATCGGTCTGGCGCTGGACGGCAACGGCATTCCGGAAACCGCCGGCGAGCGGCTGACGGTTGCCGAGGAGATTCTCGCTGCGGCGTTGCAGGCCGGCTTGCCCCGTGAAGATGTCATTATAGATTGCTTGACCCTGACCGTTTCGGCGGAACAGAAGCGGGCGATGGAAACCATTCATACCCTGCGTCTGGTTAAGGAAAAGCTCGGCCTGGCTACGGTGCTGGGGGTGAGCAATATCTCTTTCGGTCTGCCCTGCCGGCCGATTTTATCCGCGACCTTTTTCGCCATGGCTCTGGAGGCTGGAATTGGTGCCGCCATCATCAATCCCAAGGATGCGGCGATGATGGATGCTTATCGCTCGGCCATGGTGCTGCTCGGAAAGGATCTGCGGGCCGAAGCCTATATTGCTGCTTACAGCGATGTGCAAGCTGTGGCTGCGCCGACCGCCGTGCTGGACGCGCAGGCGCCCATTCGCGATCGATTGGCGGAGGCCATTATCAAGGGCGACCAGGATGGTGTGCTGGAACTCATTGAAGCAGCCCTGGCCGAAGGTCTGAGCGCCAGCCAGATCAGCAACGAAGGATTGATGCCGGGGTTGGAGGAAATCGGTCGCCGGTTTGGTGCCAATCAGGTCTTTTTGCCCCAGGTTATGCTTTCGGCAGAGACCATGCAGAGTGCCTTCGGTCGCCTCAAGCAAGAGTTGGCCGATGAAGGGGGAGCAGGCCTGGGCCGGATTCTGATGGCCACGGTGGAAGGGGATATTCACGATATCGGCAAAAACATCGTCTGTACCCTGTTGGAGAACCATGGTTTCGAAGTCATCGATCTGGGTAAGAACGTCTCGGCGGCGACCATTGTCGAGCAGGCTCAACAACTACAGGTTGATGCCGTCGGTCTGTCGGCTTTGATGACCACCACGATCCATCAGATGGAGGTGACTATCGAAAAATTGCGCGAGGCCGGGGTAAAGGTCTTTACCATGGTCGGCGGTGCGGTAGTGACTCAGGAGTATGCCGACAACATCGGCGCCGACCTCTATGCCAAAGATGCCCTCGAGGCGGTGGATAAAATAAAACTGCTGTTGAAAAAGTAG
- a CDS encoding 2-hydroxyacyl-CoA dehydratase family protein, with translation MPKTSLSPVGFTTTIPLEILLAAGRQPVDLNNVFITDPACHDLIDEAEMAGFPRNICGWIKGLYGATLRQGIQEIIAVTEGDCSNTKALMEVLQLHGVTTTPFAFPYDRSVASLTHEINKLADHFGVSAEQIEAARQRLNQVRRKVHEIDRLTWQENLVSGEENHYFQVCTSDMNGDVDAFEAEVDAFLDQARKRQPKTGMLRLAYMGVPPIFTDLYQVLEESGGQVVFNETQRQFSMPYATDSLIEQYRRYTYPYDIFVRLADIEEEIAKRQVDGIIHYVQSFCFRQIEDLIVRQRFKLPILTLEGDRPGPLDARTRIRVEGFVEMIRARKS, from the coding sequence GTGCCTAAAACCTCGCTATCCCCAGTCGGATTTACCACCACCATTCCCCTGGAAATTCTTCTTGCCGCCGGCCGCCAACCGGTGGACCTGAATAACGTCTTCATCACCGATCCGGCTTGCCACGATCTCATCGATGAAGCGGAAATGGCGGGATTCCCCCGCAACATCTGCGGCTGGATCAAAGGACTGTACGGCGCGACCCTGCGTCAAGGCATCCAGGAGATCATTGCCGTCACCGAAGGGGATTGCTCTAACACCAAAGCGTTGATGGAGGTGCTGCAACTGCACGGTGTCACCACCACTCCTTTTGCCTTTCCCTACGATCGCTCGGTGGCTAGCCTGACCCATGAAATCAATAAGCTGGCCGACCATTTCGGTGTCAGTGCCGAGCAGATTGAAGCCGCCCGCCAGCGACTCAACCAGGTGCGCCGCAAGGTCCACGAGATCGATCGTTTGACCTGGCAGGAAAACCTCGTGAGCGGCGAAGAGAATCACTATTTCCAGGTCTGCACTTCGGATATGAACGGCGACGTAGACGCCTTCGAGGCCGAGGTCGACGCCTTCCTCGACCAGGCTCGAAAGCGCCAACCCAAAACCGGCATGCTGCGTCTGGCCTACATGGGCGTACCGCCTATCTTTACCGACCTTTACCAAGTCCTGGAAGAGAGCGGCGGCCAAGTGGTATTCAATGAAACCCAGCGCCAATTTTCCATGCCCTATGCAACGGACTCTCTAATCGAGCAGTACCGGCGCTATACTTATCCCTACGACATCTTCGTCCGTCTAGCCGACATCGAAGAGGAGATTGCCAAGCGTCAGGTCGATGGCATCATTCATTACGTGCAGTCCTTCTGCTTTCGGCAGATCGAGGATCTCATCGTACGACAGCGCTTCAAACTGCCGATTCTCACGCTGGAAGGGGACCGCCCCGGCCCTCTCGACGCCCGCACCCGAATTCGCGTCGAAGGATTTGTCGAAATGATCCGAGCGAGGAAGTCATGA
- a CDS encoding M48 family metallopeptidase, with protein sequence MAKMRFVVLLALLVIGGALVVQLAREKVQTPLESTLTRTYQVLGRPIQSLDRAFTRIIPIDSLDEKEFGEAIAVRYAAAKQGDEASRQYLQEILDQLSKFAKKPFKYRVFLLPHSVPNACALPGGVILVTEGLLEVLGSEAELVSVLAHEMGHVERGHCFEAVKFQMLFNKLKTPTLGKLADFAVGVMLRHAFSKTQENEADDYAFALILRTPYDPAAVGGAFASLKAYSGQEGRSKRSHADPVRDYFMTHPPLALRHDKYVQAARIWWQNHPGAKRYIGSGNLQLRESYYRRQRPGEWRQPGSHNSRG encoded by the coding sequence ATGGCTAAGATGCGTTTTGTCGTACTATTGGCCCTGCTGGTCATTGGCGGTGCTCTGGTGGTGCAGTTGGCCAGGGAGAAGGTGCAGACGCCTTTAGAATCGACCTTGACCCGCACTTACCAGGTGCTGGGACGGCCTATACAGTCCCTGGACCGGGCCTTTACGCGAATTATTCCCATCGACAGCCTGGATGAAAAAGAGTTTGGCGAGGCCATTGCTGTTCGTTACGCCGCAGCCAAACAAGGCGATGAGGCGTCTCGTCAATATCTGCAGGAGATCCTCGACCAGTTGTCGAAGTTTGCAAAAAAACCTTTCAAGTACCGGGTTTTTCTATTGCCGCATTCGGTGCCTAACGCCTGCGCTTTGCCTGGCGGGGTGATTTTGGTCACTGAGGGGTTGCTGGAGGTCCTTGGGTCGGAGGCCGAGCTGGTCTCCGTATTGGCTCACGAGATGGGGCATGTTGAACGGGGTCACTGTTTTGAGGCAGTCAAGTTTCAGATGCTGTTTAACAAGTTGAAAACCCCGACCTTGGGCAAGCTGGCCGACTTTGCGGTGGGGGTTATGCTCCGCCATGCTTTTAGTAAAACCCAGGAAAATGAAGCTGACGATTATGCTTTTGCTCTTATCCTGCGGACCCCCTATGATCCTGCCGCAGTCGGGGGTGCCTTTGCGAGTTTAAAGGCTTATTCCGGCCAGGAAGGCCGCTCAAAGCGATCCCATGCCGACCCGGTTAGAGATTATTTCATGACCCATCCACCCTTGGCGCTGCGGCACGACAAGTATGTGCAGGCGGCTCGTATCTGGTGGCAGAACCACCCCGGGGCGAAGCGTTATATCGGCAGCGGCAATCTGCAGCTGCGGGAGAGTTATTATCGGCGTCAACGTCCCGGGGAATGGCGCCAACCGGGCAGCCACAACTCGCGGGGATAG
- a CDS encoding MYG1 family protein translates to MHKIVVHPGSAHRDDFMAVSVLLANLEEAEVFRRDPTSEDLADPATYVVDVGMQYDPRLGNFDHHQDASLPCAFHLVMQHFGYHEDAQLVYGWYPLMSMMDVKGPHKTAEYFGVDASLLLASASPIDGYILSRFSRVESLGKDDLIYKFMKEMGRDLLTLIGEKKQRLTRLKKEAKVVQVNHLKAIVSYIDDNPKLAMELYLRYLGDPSIGICIAPSVRGKGWELMRLKDHKDVDFRDIAKDPKVRFVHANGYVAATHALLPVDQVIDLASRCIVEGHEHRAV, encoded by the coding sequence ATGCATAAGATCGTCGTTCATCCCGGAAGTGCCCACCGCGATGATTTCATGGCAGTGAGCGTTCTGCTGGCCAACCTGGAAGAGGCGGAAGTGTTTCGCCGCGACCCGACCAGCGAAGACCTGGCCGATCCAGCCACTTATGTGGTGGATGTCGGCATGCAGTACGATCCCCGATTGGGCAACTTTGATCACCATCAGGATGCGTCTCTGCCCTGTGCGTTTCATCTGGTTATGCAACATTTCGGTTATCACGAGGACGCCCAGCTGGTGTACGGCTGGTATCCGTTGATGAGCATGATGGACGTTAAGGGGCCTCACAAAACAGCCGAGTATTTCGGCGTCGATGCCAGTTTGCTGCTGGCCTCTGCTTCGCCGATTGATGGTTATATCCTGTCGCGCTTTTCCCGGGTTGAGTCCTTGGGCAAGGATGACCTGATCTATAAGTTCATGAAAGAAATGGGACGGGACTTGCTGACGTTGATCGGGGAGAAGAAGCAGCGCCTGACACGGTTGAAAAAGGAAGCGAAAGTGGTGCAGGTGAATCACCTCAAGGCTATTGTCAGCTATATCGATGACAACCCCAAGCTGGCGATGGAACTGTATCTGCGTTACCTGGGCGATCCGAGCATCGGGATTTGTATCGCGCCGTCGGTGCGCGGCAAAGGGTGGGAGTTGATGCGGCTTAAGGATCACAAGGATGTGGATTTTCGGGATATTGCCAAAGATCCAAAGGTGCGCTTCGTCCATGCCAATGGTTACGTGGCGGCCACCCACGCCCTGCTGCCGGTGGATCAGGTGATTGATCTGGCCAGCCGCTGCATCGTGGAAGGTCATGAGCATCGAGCGGTCTGA
- the murI gene encoding glutamate racemase, with protein sequence MPERAIGIFDSGVGGLTVLKELLKVLPGEQLYYLGDTARVPYGTKSPGTVLRYAQEAAEFLVQQRVKMLVVACNTASAVAVDALEQRFSLPVVGVIEPGARKAAAVTKNRRVGVVGTEGTIRSGAYSRAIRAVDPNIEVFAAPCPLFVPLAEEGWADHEVAYLTAREYLAPLIERDIDTLVLGCTHYPLLKKTLHQILGPQVQLIDSAAETAHLVAGLLGERNALRSSEVFSPRYFVTDESTRFKRVGGAFVGAELHDVTQVDLEPERETKDSALC encoded by the coding sequence GTGCCTGAACGAGCTATAGGAATCTTCGATTCGGGAGTCGGCGGACTGACCGTACTCAAGGAGCTGCTGAAAGTTTTGCCCGGGGAGCAACTCTACTATCTGGGCGATACGGCCCGTGTGCCTTATGGAACCAAAAGCCCAGGCACGGTGCTGCGTTATGCTCAGGAAGCGGCGGAGTTTCTGGTGCAGCAGCGGGTTAAGATGTTGGTGGTGGCCTGCAATACCGCTTCGGCGGTGGCGGTGGATGCCCTCGAACAACGTTTCAGCCTGCCGGTGGTAGGCGTGATCGAGCCCGGTGCCCGCAAGGCGGCGGCCGTCACGAAAAACCGCCGGGTCGGGGTAGTCGGCACCGAAGGCACGATTCGCAGCGGTGCTTACAGCCGGGCAATTCGCGCGGTCGATCCGAATATCGAGGTTTTTGCCGCCCCCTGCCCCCTGTTCGTGCCGCTGGCCGAAGAAGGTTGGGCCGATCATGAAGTTGCCTATCTGACCGCCCGGGAATATCTGGCTCCGCTGATCGAAAGAGATATCGATACGCTGGTACTCGGCTGTACTCACTACCCGTTGTTGAAAAAGACTCTGCACCAGATTCTCGGACCGCAGGTGCAGTTGATCGATTCGGCGGCAGAAACCGCCCATCTGGTGGCCGGATTGCTCGGTGAACGAAATGCGTTGCGCAGTAGCGAGGTGTTTTCGCCCCGTTATTTCGTGACCGATGAGTCGACCCGCTTTAAACGGGTCGGTGGTGCTTTTGTGGGTGCCGAGCTGCACGATGTGACCCAGGTCGATCTGGAGCCGGAGCGGGAAACAAAGGACTCGGCGTTGTGCTGA
- a CDS encoding OmpA family protein translates to MKVTRCFIALMIITGLLIPAVALAELKTGVVTVSPMLGGVLMEGDQPVDDDGVAYSLGLGYNLSKEFGLEAVLGGANLDSDDSSDSDVDLFTYRLDALYRFMPDNKLVPYLAAGVGGYDLDNDHEWMANYGGGLLYFFAENIALRADVRHLMAFNESNLEHNLTYTAGFLVQFAGVTAPAPKAPLDSDGDGVTDDLDQCPNTPQGAPVDTKGCPLDSDGDGVFDYLDQCPDTPADAPVDNKGCPLDSDGDGVFDYLDQCPDTPAGAPVDSKGCSLDSDGDGVYDYLDQCPGTPAGIPVDATGCELKLTLRINFDFNSAVIKPEFNAEVDKAAEFVRANKNVPFILLTGHTDSMGKEAYNQQLSDQRAAAVRQALIDQYGFDGDKLVARGYGETQPIADNSTEEGRYQNRRVELVCCAVLPE, encoded by the coding sequence ATGAAAGTGACTAGATGTTTTATCGCACTAATGATCATAACTGGCTTGCTGATTCCGGCAGTCGCGCTGGCTGAGCTTAAAACCGGCGTCGTGACCGTGTCCCCCATGCTTGGTGGAGTGCTCATGGAAGGCGACCAGCCCGTTGACGATGACGGCGTTGCCTACAGCCTCGGCCTCGGCTACAACCTGAGCAAGGAATTCGGCCTTGAGGCCGTACTGGGGGGCGCCAACCTGGACAGTGACGACTCCTCCGACAGCGATGTCGATCTTTTTACCTATCGTCTCGACGCTCTGTATCGCTTCATGCCCGACAACAAGCTGGTTCCCTATCTGGCGGCCGGCGTCGGTGGTTACGACCTCGACAACGACCATGAGTGGATGGCCAACTACGGCGGCGGCCTGCTCTATTTCTTTGCCGAAAATATAGCCCTGCGCGCCGATGTGCGGCATCTGATGGCCTTTAACGAAAGTAACCTGGAACACAACTTGACCTACACCGCCGGCTTTCTGGTCCAATTTGCCGGAGTAACGGCACCGGCCCCTAAAGCCCCTCTCGACAGCGATGGTGACGGCGTCACCGATGATCTGGACCAGTGCCCGAACACCCCCCAGGGTGCCCCCGTCGATACTAAAGGCTGCCCCCTCGATAGCGATGGCGACGGCGTCTTCGACTACCTCGATCAGTGTCCCGACACCCCCGCAGACGCCCCGGTCGATAACAAAGGCTGCCCCCTTGACAGTGATGGCGACGGCGTCTTCGACTACCTTGACCAATGCCCCGATACCCCCGCAGGCGCCCCGGTCGATAGCAAAGGCTGCTCCCTCGACAGCGATGGCGACGGCGTCTACGATTACCTTGACCAGTGCCCCGGCACTCCGGCAGGTATTCCCGTCGATGCCACCGGTTGCGAACTGAAGCTCACCCTGCGCATCAACTTCGATTTCAACAGCGCCGTGATCAAACCAGAGTTCAATGCCGAAGTCGATAAAGCCGCAGAATTCGTCCGTGCCAACAAAAACGTGCCCTTCATCCTGCTAACCGGCCATACCGACAGCATGGGTAAAGAAGCTTATAACCAGCAGCTGTCCGATCAACGAGCTGCCGCTGTGCGCCAGGCACTGATTGACCAATACGGCTTCGACGGTGATAAGTTGGTCGCCCGCGGCTATGGTGAAACCCAACCCATAGCCGACAACAGCACGGAAGAAGGACGCTATCAAAATCGTCGCGTCGAGCTGGTTTGTTGCGCGGTGCTGCCTGAATAA
- a CDS encoding transketolase gives MLTDQQIRELEETARHLRVEVLKMLHTSQSGHTGGSLSAIDVMTVLYYQRMRHNPSNPAWEDRDRFVLSKGHAAPALYACLAGCDYFPREDLKTLRRLGSHLQGHPDMNKTPGVDVCTGSLGQGISQAVGLAMAARLGSRPSRVYTLLGDGEVQEGQVWEAAMSAAHYGLGNLCAIVDQNGLQIDGATEDVMNVGPLGPKFLAFNWHVLEVDGHDIQAINRAFDEAEAETERPTAIIARTVKGKGVSFFEHKASYHGVAPSDDELERALAALSLR, from the coding sequence ATGTTGACAGATCAGCAAATCCGGGAACTGGAAGAGACCGCCCGGCACCTTCGGGTGGAAGTCCTCAAGATGCTTCACACCTCTCAGTCGGGGCATACCGGCGGCAGCTTGTCGGCCATCGATGTCATGACCGTTCTTTATTATCAGCGTATGCGCCACAATCCGAGCAATCCCGCCTGGGAAGACCGGGACCGCTTCGTGTTGTCCAAGGGCCATGCGGCTCCGGCTCTTTACGCCTGTCTGGCCGGTTGTGATTATTTCCCCCGGGAAGACCTCAAGACCCTGCGTCGCCTCGGTAGCCATCTGCAGGGCCATCCCGATATGAACAAGACCCCGGGGGTGGATGTCTGCACCGGGTCCCTCGGTCAGGGCATATCCCAGGCTGTGGGGCTGGCCATGGCAGCGCGTCTGGGCTCCCGGCCATCCCGGGTCTATACCCTGCTCGGCGATGGTGAGGTGCAGGAAGGCCAGGTCTGGGAAGCGGCCATGAGCGCGGCCCATTATGGGCTCGGAAATCTGTGCGCCATTGTTGACCAGAACGGTTTGCAGATCGATGGAGCCACCGAGGATGTGATGAATGTCGGTCCCCTGGGTCCGAAGTTCCTGGCTTTCAACTGGCATGTTCTGGAGGTGGACGGCCACGACATTCAGGCCATCAACCGGGCCTTTGACGAGGCCGAGGCCGAGACGGAGCGGCCGACGGCGATCATTGCCCGCACTGTCAAGGGCAAGGGCGTGTCTTTCTTCGAACACAAAGCGAGTTACCACGGTGTGGCCCCGAGCGATGATGAATTGGAGCGAGCCCTGGCCGCTTTGTCCCTGCGCTGA
- a CDS encoding GerMN domain-containing protein: MKLPFAKDRLLLLAFVLILLVFGGLVGRKYWIKTHPVDTSALSDQKEPVGLRDVVLYFGDPDGVVLQAETREITGCHDAQACLETTLQALIDGPIGDLVPILPAQTRLLSLTELDGLATVDFSRELISSHPGGSVSELFTAYGVINTLAENFPHIRQLRILVEGEAVASLKGHVDLRKPISADFRFTRQPEQAVPVEQMLDAVEESMPLSEREQE; the protein is encoded by the coding sequence ATGAAGCTACCGTTTGCCAAGGATCGCTTATTACTGCTTGCTTTTGTTCTGATTCTACTGGTTTTTGGCGGTTTGGTCGGCCGCAAATACTGGATAAAAACCCATCCGGTGGACACCTCCGCACTCTCCGATCAGAAAGAGCCGGTTGGTCTGCGGGATGTCGTGCTTTATTTTGGTGATCCGGATGGAGTCGTGTTGCAGGCTGAAACCCGTGAAATCACCGGCTGCCATGATGCCCAAGCCTGTCTGGAGACGACTCTGCAGGCCCTCATTGACGGTCCGATCGGCGATTTGGTGCCGATCCTTCCGGCCCAAACCCGGCTGTTATCCCTGACCGAGTTGGATGGGTTGGCGACGGTGGATTTCAGTCGTGAATTGATCAGCAGTCACCCGGGCGGCAGCGTGTCAGAGCTTTTTACCGCCTATGGGGTGATCAACACCCTGGCAGAAAACTTTCCCCATATTCGCCAGTTACGTATTTTGGTCGAGGGCGAGGCTGTAGCCAGCCTCAAAGGGCACGTTGATCTGCGAAAGCCGATCAGTGCCGATTTCCGTTTTACCCGTCAACCGGAACAGGCTGTGCCTGTGGAACAGATGCTGGATGCTGTTGAAGAATCCATGCCGTTGTCAGAGAGGGAACAAGAATGA
- a CDS encoding acyl-CoA dehydratase activase translates to MTGLGIDLGSRQVKLAALEGASVLWLRDFPTIPFYKQHASLQNGQLLLRLDELDLPDQGDWQQAPLVVTGYGRNTIDLFGARVIPEIQAHVAGAKAQTGLKTFTMLDLGGQDSKVARVEEGILIDFLMNDKCAASSGRYLENMAKVLDLSLDELARHHADPVSLDATCGIFGESELIGKIIEGHPLESLCAGVNQTLIKRVMPMLRRFPQDCIVLTGGVAKNQAFRTLLAEATSADLVLPEHPQHNGAIGCASLAGNRR, encoded by the coding sequence ATGACAGGCCTCGGCATTGATCTCGGCAGCCGCCAGGTTAAACTCGCCGCCCTTGAGGGTGCCAGCGTACTTTGGCTGCGGGATTTTCCCACCATCCCCTTCTACAAACAGCATGCCTCCCTGCAAAACGGCCAGTTGCTTCTGCGGTTGGATGAACTCGACCTTCCCGATCAAGGCGACTGGCAGCAGGCACCACTGGTGGTGACCGGCTACGGCCGCAACACCATCGACCTGTTTGGCGCACGGGTGATCCCCGAGATTCAGGCCCATGTGGCCGGCGCCAAAGCGCAGACCGGGCTGAAAACCTTCACCATGCTCGACCTCGGCGGTCAGGACTCCAAGGTGGCAAGGGTTGAAGAAGGCATCCTTATCGACTTCCTGATGAACGACAAGTGTGCCGCTTCCTCCGGGCGCTATCTGGAAAACATGGCAAAAGTCCTCGATCTCTCCCTGGATGAATTGGCCCGCCACCATGCCGATCCGGTATCCCTGGATGCCACCTGCGGTATCTTCGGCGAAAGCGAATTGATCGGCAAGATCATCGAAGGCCATCCCCTGGAAAGCCTCTGTGCCGGCGTCAACCAGACCTTGATCAAACGGGTCATGCCGATGCTGCGCCGGTTTCCCCAGGATTGCATCGTGCTTACCGGCGGCGTGGCCAAAAACCAGGCCTTCCGCACCCTGCTCGCCGAAGCCACCAGCGCAGATTTGGTGCTGCCCGAGCATCCCCAGCACAACGGCGCCATCGGCTGCGCCTCTCTGGCGGGCAACCGACGATGA